The following proteins are encoded in a genomic region of [Eubacterium] hominis:
- a CDS encoding site-specific integrase: MAISRKDPKGRKLREGENWRNDGRYSYRYTDVRTGKRLTVYAQDLPELREKEKQIAKDMEDNILTDGAIKKMTLNTLFERYMATRELADTTRVSYVRAWENRVKDEIGNIKVVQLLPSHIKAYYAKLSKAGYAYSTIKYIHNLLYPALEMAVDDDIIRKNPAKSSISDYGKPAEEKEALTVSQQEKFMEFVKQSNVYNTYYPMFTIMIGTGLRCGELIGLTWKDINIKAKTVNVDHQLIYKNLGDGCKFHISTPKTESGIRIIPMTQEVAKAFEEQRKINFMLAKDKSIEVDGYSGFVFTAKSGRPLMPNGVNSVLYNIVDAYNKTEVERAKKEHRKAELLPKFSAHVMRHTACTRMAECRMDVKVLQYIMGHAHIDVTMEVYNHIGELTRIENEIARLDSMVLNA, from the coding sequence ATGGCAATTAGTAGAAAAGACCCAAAAGGAAGAAAATTAAGAGAGGGCGAAAACTGGCGTAATGATGGAAGATACAGCTATCGTTATACAGATGTAAGAACAGGCAAGAGATTGACAGTCTATGCACAAGATTTACCAGAGCTTCGGGAAAAAGAGAAGCAGATTGCAAAGGATATGGAAGATAATATATTGACAGACGGAGCAATCAAAAAAATGACGCTTAACACGTTGTTTGAGCGTTATATGGCAACTCGTGAGCTGGCTGATACTACAAGAGTTAGTTATGTTCGTGCTTGGGAAAACAGAGTAAAAGACGAGATTGGAAATATTAAAGTTGTTCAGCTTTTACCCTCACATATTAAAGCGTATTATGCGAAGCTTTCCAAAGCTGGATATGCTTATTCTACAATCAAGTATATTCATAACCTGCTTTATCCTGCATTAGAAATGGCTGTTGATGATGATATTATCCGAAAGAACCCTGCAAAAAGTTCCATTAGCGATTATGGAAAACCAGCAGAGGAAAAAGAAGCCTTAACAGTTTCTCAACAAGAAAAGTTTATGGAGTTTGTAAAACAGAGCAATGTCTATAACACATATTATCCTATGTTTACCATAATGATTGGTACGGGGTTAAGGTGTGGGGAGCTTATTGGTCTTACATGGAAAGATATAAACATCAAGGCAAAAACGGTTAATGTAGACCACCAGCTCATTTATAAGAATTTAGGCGACGGTTGCAAGTTCCATATCTCAACACCAAAAACGGAGTCGGGTATTCGTATTATACCTATGACACAAGAAGTTGCAAAAGCCTTTGAGGAACAAAGGAAAATCAATTTCATGCTTGCAAAGGATAAGAGCATTGAGGTGGACGGGTATTCGGGGTTTGTCTTTACAGCGAAATCGGGCAGACCGCTTATGCCGAATGGCGTAAATAGTGTTTTATATAACATTGTAGACGCATATAACAAAACCGAAGTAGAGAGAGCAAAAAAAGAGCATAGGAAAGCAGAACTGTTACCAAAGTTTTCAGCTCATGTAATGCGTCACACAGCTTGTACCAGAATGGCAGAGTGCCGTATGGACGTAAAAGTTCTTCAATATATTATGGGACACGCTCATATAGATGTAACAATGGAAGTGTACAATCATATTGGAGAGCTGACAAGGATTGAAAATGAGATTGCAAGACTAGATAGTATGGTGTTAAATGCTTGA
- a CDS encoding helix-turn-helix domain-containing protein: MKKYEHLPFEIILSATESDPEAIETVMKFYDGYISKLCLRKLYDEYGNVCMVVDADLKNRVQTALLDMLMNFEIVVM; encoded by the coding sequence ATGAAGAAATACGAACATCTGCCTTTTGAGATTATTTTATCAGCAACAGAGAGCGACCCAGAAGCGATTGAAACCGTTATGAAATTTTATGACGGTTACATTTCAAAACTGTGCCTGCGTAAATTGTATGATGAATACGGTAATGTTTGCATGGTTGTGGACGCCGATTTAAAAAACAGAGTTCAGACAGCATTACTTGATATGCTGATGAATTTTGAAATTGTAGTGATGTAG
- a CDS encoding sigma-70 family RNA polymerase sigma factor, translating into MKTSSFKQAIEAQFDCLSKKVIKRAVKKGYRDMKRREKHECLFSDIPDYEQSRFGELDKYESDYTVFNILGIEVWVEDDQLSEALKTLTEKKRNIILLSYFMDMSDSEISEFIKIPRSNVQYHRTKTLEAMRKIMEERK; encoded by the coding sequence ATGAAAACATCTTCTTTCAAACAAGCCATTGAAGCACAGTTTGATTGCCTTTCAAAAAAAGTAATTAAACGCGCAGTAAAGAAAGGCTACCGTGATATGAAAAGGCGTGAAAAACACGAATGTTTATTTTCGGATATTCCAGATTATGAACAATCACGTTTTGGAGAATTGGATAAATACGAAAGTGATTATACTGTATTCAATATCTTAGGCATTGAAGTCTGGGTTGAGGACGACCAGTTAAGCGAAGCCCTTAAAACATTGACAGAGAAGAAACGCAACATTATTTTGTTGTCCTACTTTATGGATATGTCGGATAGTGAAATCAGCGAATTTATTAAAATTCCCCGTTCTAACGTCCAGTATCACAGAACAAAAACACTTGAAGCAATGAGAAAAATTATGGAGGAACGCAAATGA
- a CDS encoding helix-turn-helix transcriptional regulator yields MRKTKETHTFDFRPLGLAIREAREKAGLSRNDLGDKVFYGERHIADIENVGSHPSFQLFHDLVTMFNISVDEYFYPTEKVAKSTARRQIETSLDLLSDNELKIIQGTIDGILNSRENKK; encoded by the coding sequence ATGAGAAAAACAAAAGAAACACATACTTTTGATTTCAGACCGCTAGGGCTGGCAATCAGAGAAGCCCGTGAGAAAGCGGGACTTTCTCGTAATGATTTAGGCGATAAGGTATTCTATGGAGAACGTCATATCGCAGATATTGAAAATGTTGGTTCACACCCAAGTTTTCAATTATTCCATGATTTAGTTACCATGTTCAATATATCAGTTGATGAATATTTCTATCCAACGGAGAAAGTAGCAAAAAGTACAGCTCGTCGTCAAATAGAAACCTCTCTTGATTTATTGAGTGATAACGAATTAAAAATCATTCAAGGTACGATTGACGGTATCTTGAATAGCAGGGAGAACAAGAAGTAA
- a CDS encoding HAMP domain-containing histidine kinase yields the protein MRMLLTLSISQICYMFIVVMMFGLGVFFLGETEIIISPNAISQNVEIIKEEALDNTLEEMDIPAYIEYAKLSDSGNYINGSIQDEELIQEVCEKGKINQLRFMNGTTYELIGNSSEKWVLGYKSATSQFSNDFLRSVFPSADLTIISCFLIAVITGFLVILKVYRNRLSKELNKITNIQNTILSDDREISELSSPLKEVNDILIILSEMEKTVKESTKKQLKQAQLLENSIQSLTHDIQTPATVVSGNLELLEETNMDVNQKEYVKYAQDGISKISEYVEELKTLSKLEQPKTEYVHFNEKYVDNLILLANQIARLKNVTVSVIQKDWTDDLLIEPKDIQKAFQNIISNAVGFSEKSSQIKLKFINNKSEYIVSVIDNGKGFSKESLEKATQKFYSENKARSGSHYGLGLSIVEKIMNEHSGFLQIENLEVDNIIVGAKVSLIFKLK from the coding sequence ATGCGAATGTTATTAACGCTTAGTATTTCTCAAATTTGTTATATGTTCATAGTAGTAATGATGTTTGGTCTAGGAGTTTTTTTTCTAGGAGAAACAGAAATTATCATTTCACCAAATGCAATATCTCAAAATGTTGAAATCATAAAAGAGGAAGCTCTTGATAACACACTTGAAGAAATGGACATACCTGCATATATTGAATATGCTAAACTTTCAGATAGTGGTAATTATATAAATGGTTCTATACAAGATGAAGAACTAATACAAGAAGTATGCGAAAAAGGAAAAATCAATCAATTGCGCTTTATGAATGGAACAACTTACGAACTTATTGGTAATTCATCTGAAAAGTGGGTTCTGGGATATAAGAGTGCTACCTCACAGTTTTCGAATGATTTTCTGAGAAGTGTTTTCCCAAGTGCCGATTTAACAATCATTAGTTGTTTTCTCATTGCAGTAATTACAGGATTTTTAGTTATTTTAAAAGTGTATAGAAATCGGTTAAGCAAAGAATTAAATAAGATAACGAATATACAAAACACAATTTTATCTGATGATAGAGAAATTTCTGAATTATCCAGTCCATTAAAAGAAGTAAATGATATTCTCATTATTTTGAGTGAAATGGAAAAGACAGTAAAAGAAAGTACAAAAAAACAGTTGAAACAAGCACAACTTTTAGAAAATAGTATTCAATCACTTACGCATGATATACAAACACCTGCTACTGTCGTATCTGGCAATTTAGAATTGCTAGAAGAAACAAATATGGATGTAAACCAAAAAGAATATGTTAAATATGCTCAAGACGGAATTTCTAAAATATCTGAATATGTGGAAGAATTAAAAACTCTTTCAAAATTGGAACAACCTAAAACAGAATATGTTCATTTTAATGAAAAATATGTAGATAATTTGATTTTACTTGCAAATCAAATAGCCCGTTTAAAAAACGTAACCGTTTCTGTAATACAAAAAGATTGGACAGATGATTTATTGATAGAGCCAAAAGATATTCAAAAGGCTTTTCAAAATATCATTTCAAATGCTGTTGGATTTTCTGAAAAATCTTCTCAAATAAAATTAAAGTTTATCAATAATAAATCGGAGTATATTGTAAGTGTAATTGATAATGGAAAAGGTTTTAGTAAGGAGAGTTTGGAAAAAGCAACTCAAAAATTTTATTCAGAAAATAAGGCGAGAAGTGGTTCTCATTATGGATTAGGACTTTCAATAGTCGAAAAAATAATGAATGAACATAGTGGATTTCTTCAAATTGAAAATTTAGAAGTTGATAATATAATTGTTGGAGCAAAAGTTTCTCTTATTTTTAAGCTTAAATAG
- a CDS encoding response regulator transcription factor, with amino-acid sequence MAKILVIDDDISLLQLIKNALEYDHSITTYTGLSSVSIREINKHDLLILDVMMPELDGFTFLKEKRREIDIPVLFLTAKSFEQDLIEGFSIGADDYIVKPFSVKELRYRIMAHIRRENRTKSNMIHIGNIFCDFTVRKIYVNEAEINMTSTEYEICSLLMRNPNRVFTKDEIYEKLFGFDGMGDAETTIRERIKEIRKKFKIYEEEPIKTVWGVGYQWEKNQ; translated from the coding sequence ATGGCTAAAATATTAGTAATAGATGATGATATATCTTTGCTTCAGCTTATAAAAAATGCTTTGGAATACGACCATAGCATAACGACTTATACTGGATTGTCCAGCGTATCTATTCGAGAAATAAATAAACACGATTTATTGATACTTGATGTTATGATGCCAGAATTAGATGGATTTACTTTTTTGAAAGAAAAAAGGCGTGAAATCGACATACCTGTGTTATTTTTAACTGCCAAAAGTTTTGAGCAGGATTTAATAGAAGGTTTTTCCATAGGTGCAGATGACTATATTGTGAAGCCTTTTTCTGTTAAAGAGCTTCGATATCGAATAATGGCTCATATACGTAGAGAAAACAGAACAAAAAGTAATATGATTCATATTGGAAATATCTTTTGTGATTTTACAGTTAGAAAAATCTATGTAAATGAAGCAGAAATAAATATGACTTCAACAGAATATGAAATATGTTCTTTACTAATGCGTAATCCTAATCGTGTATTTACAAAAGATGAAATATACGAAAAACTTTTTGGATTTGACGGCATGGGGGACGCAGAAACGACAATAAGAGAAAGAATAAAAGAAATCAGAAAAAAATTTAAGATTTATGAAGAAGAACCGATAAAAACAGTTTGGGGAGTTGGGTATCAATGGGAAAAAAATCAATAA
- a CDS encoding lantibiotic immunity ABC transporter MutG family permease subunit — translation MYFMKALRVEHIKSKRTMLNIIPFALSLIVTICILFICRTSNKDEIVSNSLYYWINISSIAVPLLVGILAGIMGEQEQEAGNYQVIRKSIHRGQNFFFKSLYLLSLLAYFVFFSMILLYISIWSVYHPDNFTALLFLKTALIFMVGSLFLVPFQLWSSFYFNMGASIGFGIFGTIFVAYISSLPMIEERIWRLIPWTWSMKTTSIYFDNNTLNVQGVNLPLDLMIQLLFFVLLFVGIVLWFKKWEGQTKG, via the coding sequence ATGTATTTTATGAAAGCCTTACGTGTAGAACATATAAAGAGCAAGCGAACTATGTTAAACATAATTCCTTTCGCATTATCACTTATAGTAACTATTTGTATTTTGTTTATTTGTAGAACGAGTAATAAAGACGAAATTGTTTCTAATAGTTTGTATTATTGGATAAACATTTCATCTATAGCTGTACCTCTGTTGGTGGGAATTTTAGCTGGCATTATGGGAGAACAAGAACAAGAAGCTGGTAATTATCAAGTAATAAGAAAAAGTATTCATAGAGGGCAAAATTTCTTTTTTAAATCTTTATATTTATTAAGTTTATTAGCTTACTTTGTGTTTTTTTCTATGATATTATTATATATTAGTATTTGGAGTGTTTATCACCCAGACAATTTTACGGCTCTTCTATTTTTGAAAACAGCACTTATTTTTATGGTAGGTTCTCTTTTCCTTGTACCTTTTCAACTGTGGAGTAGTTTTTATTTCAATATGGGTGCTTCGATAGGCTTCGGTATTTTTGGAACGATATTTGTTGCTTATATTAGTTCATTACCTATGATTGAAGAAAGAATATGGAGATTAATTCCGTGGACATGGTCTATGAAAACGACAAGTATTTATTTTGATAATAATACTTTGAATGTACAAGGTGTAAATTTACCATTAGATTTAATGATACAATTATTGTTCTTCGTACTTCTTTTTGTTGGAATAGTATTATGGTTTAAAAAATGGGAGGGGCAAACAAAGGGATAA
- a CDS encoding lantibiotic immunity ABC transporter MutE/EpiE family permease subunit, producing the protein MYRLFRSELLKSKRTLLRPTLFIGAVIFSVLLMIVANLAPDALEKSWEHYTKMIFNMWTISFNTLGISLLCILTEYTEKKNNTYRSIYVEARSTKRVWIAKLFALAFYSFMTTALLTIFVCILALLNHLGINTIISVLEMGGITWLTSLPIIPIALFCAHNFKTVGALGIGFLGFISAPIMAPENYWIFNPYSYGVRGVVPITKIHPNGIVLENTSELLNTHTIIVAILLALICFAIFTLVTSFIFSQREGN; encoded by the coding sequence ATGTATAGATTATTTCGTTCAGAATTATTAAAATCGAAGCGAACATTGCTTAGACCAACTCTTTTTATAGGAGCTGTAATATTTTCTGTTTTGCTGATGATAGTTGCAAATTTAGCACCTGATGCTTTAGAAAAATCATGGGAACATTATACAAAGATGATTTTCAATATGTGGACAATATCATTCAATACATTAGGAATTTCATTGCTATGTATATTAACAGAATATACAGAAAAGAAAAATAATACCTATCGTTCGATTTATGTAGAAGCACGTTCAACGAAAAGGGTTTGGATAGCAAAATTATTTGCTTTGGCATTTTATTCATTTATGACCACTGCTCTATTGACTATTTTTGTTTGTATTTTAGCATTACTTAATCATCTTGGGATAAATACGATAATCTCTGTGTTGGAAATGGGTGGTATAACATGGCTAACATCTTTACCTATTATTCCCATTGCTTTGTTTTGTGCGCATAACTTTAAAACTGTGGGAGCATTGGGAATAGGCTTTTTGGGATTTATTTCAGCACCTATCATGGCACCAGAGAATTATTGGATATTTAATCCATACAGTTATGGTGTAAGAGGTGTTGTACCTATTACCAAAATTCACCCAAATGGAATTGTTTTAGAAAATACAAGTGAGTTATTAAACACACATACAATTATAGTAGCTATATTATTAGCTCTTATATGTTTTGCAATATTTACGTTGGTAACATCATTCATTTTTTCGCAAAGAGAGGGAAATTAA
- a CDS encoding lantibiotic protection ABC transporter ATP-binding subunit has translation MDYVLETRGLEKKIKNENIIKGISLKVPKGETYGLLGPNGAGKSTTMKLLCGLLKASSGEIIFDGKKWSKDTLNKIGVLIENPAIYGNLTARENMKIHACMLGVSESEVKRVLTLLKMDKTGKKKVSNFSLGMKQRLGIAIALLGNPSLVILDEPTNGLDPIGIQELRDLIKRLNESGITVLVSSHNLAEIQHIASYVGIIINGKLKYEGKVNNNDNLENIFMNVTREEEYSYV, from the coding sequence ATGGATTATGTTTTAGAAACAAGAGGATTAGAAAAAAAGATTAAAAATGAAAACATTATAAAAGGAATTTCTTTGAAAGTACCAAAAGGAGAAACTTATGGTTTATTAGGTCCTAATGGAGCAGGTAAAAGTACAACTATGAAACTCCTTTGCGGACTGTTAAAGGCTAGTAGTGGAGAAATTATTTTTGATGGAAAGAAATGGTCAAAAGATACTTTAAATAAAATAGGTGTTTTAATTGAAAATCCTGCAATTTATGGAAATTTAACTGCGAGAGAAAATATGAAAATTCATGCTTGTATGTTAGGAGTATCAGAAAGTGAAGTAAAACGTGTTCTGACATTGTTAAAAATGGATAAAACCGGAAAGAAAAAAGTCTCAAATTTTTCTCTCGGTATGAAACAACGTTTAGGAATTGCAATAGCTCTTTTAGGCAATCCCAGTCTAGTTATTCTAGATGAACCAACGAATGGATTAGACCCGATTGGTATTCAAGAATTAAGAGATTTAATAAAAAGGTTAAATGAAAGTGGGATTACAGTTTTAGTTTCCAGCCATAATCTTGCAGAAATTCAACACATAGCGTCTTATGTAGGAATTATCATAAATGGAAAATTAAAATATGAGGGAAAAGTGAATAACAATGACAATTTAGAAAATATCTTTATGAATGTTACTAGAGAGGAGGAATATTCTTATGTATAG